One Festucalex cinctus isolate MCC-2025b chromosome 1, RoL_Fcin_1.0, whole genome shotgun sequence genomic region harbors:
- the LOC144018979 gene encoding 3',5'-cyclic-AMP phosphodiesterase 4B-like isoform X3, whose translation MPEANYMFSVSWGYIKFKRMLNRELSHLSEMSRSGNQVSEYISNTFLDKQNELELPCPVPKSRERKRRQGQQQQPLQPQQQGGMMSQIGGVRKGSYTPCISGGTNNRFGVKTDQEELLSKDLEGINKWGLNIFRVAEHSHNRPLTCIMYAIFQERDLMRTFKIPTDTFVTFMLTLESHYHSDVAYHNSLHAADVAQSTHILLSTPALDAVFTDLEVLAAIFAAAIHDVDHPGVSNQFLINTNSELALMYNDESVLENHHLAVGFKLLQQDNCDIFQNLSKKQRQTLRRMVIDMVLATDMSKHMSLLADLKTMVETKKVTSSGVLLLDNYTDRMQVLRNMVHCADLSNPTKPLDLYRQWTDRIMDEFFHQGDRERERGMEISPMCDKHTASVERTQVGFIDYIVHPLWETWADLVHPDAQDILDMLEDNRNWYQSMIPQSPSPPFYTGEVDGGPHAEVEGVPVASKFQFELTPDEQESQTAAMETLQGRKPDQGGVDTETRDVSPAET comes from the exons ATGCCTGAGGCCAACTACATGTTCTCTGTGTCCTGGGGATACATCAAG tTCAAAAGGATGCTGAACCGGGAGCTGAGCCACCTGTCTGAGATGAGTCGCTCAGGCAACCAAGTGTCCGAATACATCTCCAATACCTTCCTAG ACAAACAGAATGAACTGGAGCTTCCGTGCCCCGTTCCCAAGTCACGAGAAAGAAAGCGGCGGCAAGGCCAGCAGCAACAGCCGCTGCAGCCGCAGCAGCAAGGTGGGATGATGAGTCAGATTGGCGGGGTGAGGAAGGGCAGCTACACGCCCTGCATCTCTGGAGGCACCAACAATCGCTTTGGGGTCAAGACAGATCAGGAAGAACTATTGTCAAAG GACTTGGAGGGGATCAATAAATGGGGACTGAATATCTTCAGGGTGGCAGAACACTCTCACAACCGGCCCCTCACGTGCATCATGTATGCCATCTTTCAG GAGCGAGACCTGATGAGGACGTTCAAGATTCCAACTGACACTTTTGTGACGTTCATGCTCACCCTGGAGAGCCACTATCACTCTGACGTGGCTTACCACAACAGCCTGCATGCCGCCGACGTCGCCCAGTCCACTCATATCCTGTTGTCCACGCCAGCTTTGGAT GCCGTCTTCACCGACCTGGAGGTCCTGGCAGCTATTTTTGCAGCTGCAATTCATGACGTGGATCACCCAGGAGTTTCCAATCAGTTCCTAATCAACACGA ACTCGGAACTGGCTCTGATGTACAACGATGAGTCAGTGCTGGAGAACCACCACCTGGCTGTGGGCTTCAAACTGCTGCAGCAAGACAACTGCGACATCTTCCAAAACCTCAGCAAGAAGCAGAGGCAGACGCTCAGGAGGATGGTCATCGACATG GTTTTGGCAACGGACATGTCCAAACACATGAGCCTGCTGGCAGACTTGAAGACAATGGTGGAGACCAAGAAGGTGACCAGCTCGGGAGTCCTTCTGTTGGACAACTACACAGACAGGATGCAG GTTCTTCGCAACATGGTCCACTGTGCGGATCTGAGCAATCCCACCAAGCCCCTGGATCTGTACCGGCAGTGGACTGACAGGATCATGGACGAGTTCTTCCACCAGGGAGACCGAGAGAGGGAGCGGGGTATGGAGATCAGCCCCATGTGTGACAAACACACGGCGTCAGTGGAGAGGACGCAG GTGGGCTTCATTGACTACATCGTGCATCCCCTGTGGGAGACGTGGGCCGACCTGGTCCACCCGGATGCCCAGGACATCCTGGACATGCTGGAGGACAACAGGAACTGGTACCAGAGCATGATCCCCCAGAGTCCCTCCCCTCCCTTCTACACCGGCGAAGTGGACGGGGGCCCGCACGCGGAGGTGGAGGGCGTTCCCGTCGCCAGCAAGTTTCAGTTCGAGCTGACGCCGGACGAGCAGGAAAGCCAGACCGCCGCGATGGAGACGCTCCAAGGCCGTAAACCCGATCAGGGCGGCGTCGACACGGAGACGCGCGACGTCTCGCCGGCCGAGACTTAG
- the fzr1b gene encoding fizzy-related protein homolog, with protein MDQEYERRLLRQINLQNLPAEARLIRCGSVTCSPISVKSGDRFIPTRAGSNWSINFHHANENCRSPSQTHKAKDASSDTGKDTVAYAALLRNELLGAGIESVSELHADERRHVVYSHGSHGLFRYTVHTKSVPFDRDNEVSPYSLSPLTNKSHKLLRSPRKPARKISKIPFKVLDAPELQDDFYLNLVDWSAGNLLSVGLGACVYLWSACTSQVTRLCDLSVDGDSVTSVCWNERGSLVAVGTHKGYVQIWDAAGGRKLTSLEGHSARVGALAWNGEQLSSGSRDRVILQRDIRTPPSAERRLQGHRQEVCGLKWSPDHQHLASGGNDNKLLVWNSSSLLPVQQYSDHLAAVKAIAWSPHQHGLLASGGGTADRCLRFWNTLTGQALQSTDTGSQVCNLAWSKHANELVSTHGYSQNQILVWKYPSLTQVAKLTGHSYRVLYLAVSPDGEAIVTGAGDETLRFWNIFSKTRCTKESKSVLNLFTRIR; from the exons ATGGACCAAGAGTATGAAAGGCGACTTCTGAGGCAAATCAACCTCCAGAACTTGCCCGCCGAGGCCCGGCTGATCAGG TGTGGAAGCGTTACCTGCAGCCCCATCAGTGTGAAGTCAGGTGACCGCTTCATCCCCACCCGCGCTGGAAGCAACTGGAGCATCAACTTCCACCACGCCAAC GAGAACTGTCGCTCCCCCAGCCAAACCCATAAAGCAAAAGATGCCAGTTCAGATACAGGCAAAG ATACTGTGGCGTATGCGGCCCTGTTGAGGAATGAGTTACTGGGTGCGGGGATAGAATCTGTGTCAGAACTTCACGCAGATGAAAGGCGACATGTCGTCTACTCTCACGGCTCACACGGCCTGTTTCGG TACACCGTCCACACTAAGAGCGTGCCTTTTGATCGCGATAACGAAGTGTCACCCTACTCTCTTTCTCCGCTTACTAACAAGAG TCACAAGCTGCTCCGCTCGCCTCGTAAACCGGCCCGTAAGATCTCAAAGATCCCCTTCAAGGTGCTGGACGCCCCGGAGTTGCAGGATGACTTCTACCTCAACCTGGTCGACTGGTCGGCGGGCAACTTGCTCAGTGTCGGTCTGGGAGCCTGCGTCTACCTGTGGAGCGCCTGCACCAGCCAG GTGACACGGTTGTGCGACCTTTCGGTGGACGGCGATTCTGTGACTTCAGTGTGCTGGAACGAGAGG GGGAGTCTGGTTGCTGTTGGCACCCACAAAGGTTACGTTCAGATCTGGGACGCGGCGGGTGGACGAAAGCTGACCAGTTTGGAGGGCCACTCGGCTCGTGTGG GTGCGCTGGCGTGGAACGGGGAGCAGCTGTCATCGGGAAGCCGCGACCGAGTCATCTTGCAGCGGGACATCCGAACGCCCCCGTCTGCTGAGAGGAGGTTGCAGGGACACCGGCAGGAAGTGTGCGGCCTCAAATGGTCGCCCGACCATCAGCATCTCGCCTCCGGCGGCAACGACAACAAG TTGCTGGTGTGGAACAGCTCAAGCCTGCTCCCGGTGCAGCAGTACAGCGACCACCTGGCGGCCGTCAAGGCCATCGCCTGGTCGCCGCACCAACACGGGCTGCTGGCGTCGGGGGGCGGCACGGCCGACCGCTGCCTGCGCTTCTGGAACACGCTGACGGGGCAGGCGCTGCAGAGCACCGACACCGGCTCGCAGGTGTGCAACCTGGCCTGGTCCAAGCACGCCAATGAACTG GTGAGCACTCACGGCTACTCTCAGAACCAGATCTTAGTGTGGAAATACCCGTCGCTGACGCAGGTGGCCAAGCTCACCGGACACTCCTACAGAGTTCTCTACCTG gctgTGTCCCCAGACGGCGAGGCCATCGTCACGGGCGCGGGGGACGAGACGCTTCGCTTCTGGAACATCTTCAGCAAAACGCGCTGCACCAAG GAATCCAAATCTGTGCTGAACCTTTTCACACGAATCCGATAG